One genomic segment of Apostichopus japonicus isolate 1M-3 chromosome 23, ASM3797524v1, whole genome shotgun sequence includes these proteins:
- the LOC139964449 gene encoding NEDD8 ultimate buster 1-like, whose product MADRNEGITQAVKDAVKRKLNTDRVKLWLPPYSKEDGTLGEYPEDVVQQYSTSLNLSVDVLLEIFEELRQHALAKLAARKQFQETGLATLKIKVPGNISSQKKLFDISFKLEEKADVLREQIASDVQLPKGYLKLIANGRVLQSNESLKDQGVCNYSHVMVVLLSETEKEALQKEDSLTAIQRTKEAAQLLSNKKYGTGLNEDNFFLQITDQNGKTLALPAEERAALSVALTLNEKGRASLKKKDYSTAVLFLLESETAFNHCRSDILQAVDNFAILCLDIVWCYLCLQNIDQLPNAGEKLKICEESFKRSHGPNMERLQTLKGDKGKDLALYVKLYLLQGILYFHQGNSFECRRLLEKSENILKLIQIDETKLMQLVAMGYSISEARLGLRSANGSVSEAITKISERKERKKSRAKQEKEDARKSKIAKKLGKSANGEWIKVDVYEQLLDMGFPSGVTAAALRQTNSDLQLSLEAIQNHPEWYDVPDISFDEPSPDWTGNITDEMLAQITEMGFDVHAARNALLKLKGDIQKAVQELAKHGGHLPSTSSLAAMSSTRPEDSLSKDEEEAMAELAPDIPEHDEDYLDLTLEDETQFLEEYKIMLASSASTET is encoded by the exons ATGGCAGACAGAAATGAGGGAATAACACAGGCAGTTAAAGATGCAGTGAAGCGAAAACTGAATACGGATAGAGTGAAGTTATGGTTACCTCCATACAGCAAAGAAGATGGCACACTTGGAGAATATCCAGAG GATGTAGTTCAGCAATACAGTACAAGCTTGAATTTGTCTGTTGATGTCCTCCTGGAGATATTTGAGGAACTCCGCCAACATGCCTTGGCCAAGCTTGCTGCCCGTAAGCAGTTCCAGGAGACTGGTCTGGCAACTCTGAAAATCAAAGTACCAGGGAACATTAGTTCCCAGAAGAAATTGTTTGACATCAGTTTCAAGTTGGAGGAAAAAGCAGATGTCCTCAGAGAGCA AATTGCAAGTGACGTTCAACTCCCAAAGGGATATCTGAAGTTGATCGCCAATGGCCGGGTGCTACAAAGTAATGAAAGCCTGAAGGATCAAGGTGTTTGCAACTACAGCCAT GTGATGGTTGTTCTTCTATCTGAGACTGAAAAGGAAGCTCTTCAGAAGGAGGATTCTTTGACAGCTAttcaaagaacaaaagaagCAGCCCAGCTCTTGTCCAACAAAAAGTATG gAACAGGACTGAATGAAGATAACTTTTTCCTACAAATAACAGATCAGAATGGCAAAACTCTGGCCCTACCAGCAGAAGAGAGGGCAGCTCTGTCTGTCGCCCTCACACTGAATGAGAAGGGACGTGCGTCGTTGAAGAAGAAGGATTACTCCACAGCAGTCCTGTTCTTACTGGAATCAGAGACTGCTTTTAA CCACTGCCGATCAGATATTCTACAAGCAGTGGACAATTTTGCCATCTTGTGCCTTGATATCGTTTGGTGCTACCTGTGCCTTCAAAATATTGACCAACTGCCAAACGCAG GAGAAAAGCTAAAAATTTGTGAAGAGTCTTTCAAACGTTCCCATGGTCCAAACATGGAGAGGTTGCAGACCTTAAAGGGAGATAAAGGGAAAGATTTGGCTCTTTATGTCAAACTTTATCTTCTTCAAGGAATACTATACTTTCATCAGGGAAACTCTTTTGAGTGCAGACGATTATTAGAAAAA AGTGAAAACATTCTGAAATTGATACAAATTGATGAAACAAAATTGATGCAGCTGGTTGCTATGGGTTACAGCATTTCAGAGGCTAGACTTGGACTGAGGTCAGCAAATGGAAGCGTCTCTGAGGCAATAACAAAGATCAGtgagaggaaggagaggaagaaaTCTCGAGCCAAGCAAGAGAAAGAAGACGCAAGGAAATCAAAAATAGCAAAAAAGCTTGGAAAATCAGCAAATGGAGAATG GATTAAAGTTGACGTCTATGAACAGTTACTAGACATGGGATTTCCAAGTGGTGTCACAGCGGCTGCTCTGAGACAGACCAACAGCGATCTACAGCTGTCCCTGGAAGCCATCCAGAACCACCCTGAATGGTACGATGTACCAGACATATCCTTCGATGAGCCAAGCCCAGATTGGACAGGGAATATTACAGATGAAATGTTGGCACAG ATCACTGAGATGGGATTTGATGTGCATGCTGCCAGAAATGCTCTACTCAAGTTGAAAGGAGACATTCAGAAAGCAGTCCAAGAACTTGCTAAACATGGCGGCCATTTACCGTCGACCTCATCTCTCGCTGCTATGTCCTCTACAAGACCAG AAGATTCACTCTCAAAAGACGAGGAAGAAGCGATGGCTGAGCTCGCTCCAGATATACCAGAACATGATGAAGATTACTTGGATCTCACCCTGGAGGATGAAACACAGTTTCTGgaagaatataaaataatgcTCGCCTCTTCTGCATCGACAGAAACGTGA
- the LOC139964451 gene encoding 4-galactosyl-N-acetylglucosaminide 3-alpha-L-fucosyltransferase FUT6-like produces the protein MFTQDVSRRRATQEQWRELNRIRSIHNPRQQWVYGTRECVRRILRVFPPVGITSSLYNMSITYHSNSTITIPYGYFASQHNAVENSQQDWAKGKDQLVAWMSSARKNRSNSWRREDFVNYLSLFMNIHMYGRSRQRQCPSNTEEECRRTISKYKFYLSFENNCCGEYITEKFWRTLTWGVVPIVIGAPKENYLRLAPPNSFIYADDFQSAKDLADYIMLLHSNDTMYNTYHQWRENFVAVNNFPDLDSTKAITTVPQPNFVYSCQTVCKVAEKFIEGERRTTGNQVTSSYHFDPMTSWWGGSCTACGSQSWIRQFSSGKYFET, from the coding sequence atgtTTACTCAAGACGTTTCCCGGAGAAGAGCAACGCAAGAGCAATGGAGAGAGTTGAACCGGATAAGGTCCATTCACAATCCGCGACAACAGTGGGTATATGGTACCCGTGAATGTGTCAGACGAATTCTCCGTGTTTTCCCGCCCGTAGGGATTACATCATCCCTGTACAACATGTCCATTACTTATCATTCTAATTCAACGATTACAATCCCATACGGTTATTTTGCTTCTCAGCACAACGCTGTAGAAAATAGTCAACAAGACTGGGCCAAAGGAAAGGACCAGCTTGTAGCTTGGATGTCGAGCGCTCGAAAAAATCGCTCTAACTCATGGAGGAGGGAGGACTTTGTCAACTATCTTagtttatttatgaatattcatatgtacGGTCGGTCGAGACAAAGACAGTGTCCATCGAATACCGAAGAAGAGTGTAGACGAACTATTTCGAAGTATAAGTTTTACCTATCGTTCGAAAACAATTGTTGTGGAGAATACATAACGGAAAAATTTTGGCGGACATTAACTTGGGGCGTGGTCCCTATTGTAATTGGGGCACCTAAGGAAAATTACTTACGACTCGCGCCACCAAACTCCTTCATTTATGCAGATGATTTCCAAAGCGCCAAAGACTTAGCCGATTATATAATGTTGTTGCATTCAAATGATACAATGTACAATACCTATCACCAATGGAGAGAGAATTTTGTGGCGGTCAATAACTTTCCAGATTTAGATTCCACTAAGGCGATAACAACTGTTCCTCAACCCAATTTCGTCTACTCTTGTCAAACCGTGTGTAAAGTGGCAGAAAAGTTTATCGAAGGCGAAAGAAGAACGACCGGAAatcaagtgacgtcatcatatcaTTTCGACCCAATGACGTCATGGTGGGGTGGGTCATGTACTGCATGTGGATCTCAGTCTTGGATTCGTCAGTTTAGTTCAGGCAagtattttgaaacttaa
- the LOC139964450 gene encoding heparan sulfate glucosamine 3-O-sulfotransferase 5-like translates to MRIFHRERERRQFNNGEKKRTTHNLDMNLAQMTRQWRKPLFGLILLTIAVVVIFQVILSNHHPQPRRRTKAKKHLHMQYVWYNPLTPQENEFVRNAVGKTIDSRLLPPIKQLLLKRLRRAQSTRGLNGTLPATVVKKILHEEGIKSRLPDVIMIGAKKTGTNALKFYLEFHPQLCVTGNEVHYYDRHDQYDVQWYKSRLRIPKKGQLVLEKTPKYFVTKSAPSDIKRELASNIKFILSVRDPVERLISDFRFTTILETKKTWRRKQSAESQAKLLISEIMTAESAINSSHPFVYTSDYALHFKEWLKYFKPGQFLIIENSEMKANVVETLHSVERFLGIDHLYTRDVFAADGMSVKVGKNNITAKNTKDPKLPYPAVSKEVNKVLRDYYRPKNLEFERLAGRSFPWSTL, encoded by the coding sequence ATGCGCATCTttcacagagagagagagaggagacaGTTTAACAACGGAGAAAAGAAACGAACAACTCACAATCTGGACATGAATCTTGCCCAAATGACAAGGCAATGGCGCAAACCGCTGTTTGGTTTGATTTTATTGACAATAGCTGTAGTGGTGATATTTCAGGTGATACTCTCAAACCATCATCCTCAACCAAGAAGGAGGACGAAGGCAAAAAAGCATCTGCATATGCAGTATGTGTGGTACAACCCACTGACTCCGCAGGAGAACGAATTTGTCAGGAATGCTGTCGGCAAAACCATCGACAGCCGTTTACTACCACCGATAAAACAATTACTGTTGAAGAGGCTGCGACGTGCTCAATCGACCAGAGGGTTGAATGGAACCCTTCCAGCAACTGTAGTGAAGAAGATCCTACATGAGGAAGGGATAAAGAGTAGACTGCCTGACGTGATCATGATCGGAGCAAAGAAAACTGGCACAAATGCTCTTAAATTCTACCTAGAATTTCATCCCCAGCTGTGCGTGACTGGCAATGAGGTTCACTACTACGACAGGCACGACCAATACGATGTCCAATGGTACAAGTCCCGTCTGCGTATTCCCAAAAAGGGCCAACTGGTACTTGAGAAGACtcctaaatattttgtgaccaAGTCGGCGCCTAGCGATATAAAGAGAGAACTCGCCAGTAACATTAAATTCATCCTCAGTGTTCGGGATCCCGTAGAGCGCCTAATATCGGACTTTCGATTCACGACGATTTTGGAAACGAAGAAAACGTGGCGACGTAAACAGAGTGCAGAATCCCAGGCCAAGCTGCTGATTTCTGAAATAATGACGGCGGAGTCGGCCATCAACAGCAGCCATCCATTCGTCTACACCAGCGACTATGCCTTGCACTTTAAGGAATGGTTGAAGTATTTCAAGCCCGGTCAATTTTTGATCATCGAAAATAGCGAGATGAAAGCTAATGTGGTGGAGACGCTTCACTCCGTCGAGAGGTTTCTCGGCATCGATCACTTATACACGAGAGATGTGTTTGCTGCCGATGGGATGAGTGTTAAAGTAGGCAAGAATAATATAACAGCTAAGAATACCAAAGACCCCAAGTTACCTTATCCTGCTGTGAGCAAAGAGGTCAATAAAGTGCTCAGAGATTACTATCGACCTAAAAATTTAGAATTTGAGCGCCTTGCAGGAAGGTCTTTCCCTTGGTCTACCCTTTAA